A single Lolium perenne isolate Kyuss_39 chromosome 6, Kyuss_2.0, whole genome shotgun sequence DNA region contains:
- the LOC127310404 gene encoding uncharacterized protein, with the protein MVLGIVGCPLLLQVWSWARFPIGRPEIRDGSWPPDELYDAERIDMPTFGSLWTSRKGHFGHNQLRNCYPAFTEQFDLLLESDVTWEPYSEDHRDEAYPGGISNMCTRDWAYWMTKAKIIFDIFVEEMSQQRVMRQFGQRQLIEPPPPTVPLPPRVHAYNRKGANKTAAGWLQLLAPYITGWANAPAVSWATMGPFDLQEFEHYLRAYMPRTRLRLSQVCDPVQRDPSTMWDTYPRHSTSGTRHHAAVLTAELQDDAAQYARSLSSGPLLGRYEHHASFAQRLQDKLRRIYATITCTRSSDVAEYRAAQRPPRPSLQVHQPRHAPRPRMEVPPSPRPPSPNQAGGSGWQNQQQQEPTYEYWQRAGFGMEQQFPMPNFGWRPRMDEPEGEGHMSTGSGSRSFWSKVLTIGTKHSRAIKTGFQVNSKLHLRIPRDTVKTSRGTCFLPDIASHLFVSFFAFVLGSKSSSESMTGGAALFPFEDLALLPFDDAAFFALLLGSKISSSSSLSTVHSPWKVEISFPISFILPS; encoded by the exons ATGGTTCTCGGCATCGTTGGTTGTCCACTCCTGTTGCAGGTCTGGTCATGGGCGAGGTTTCCCATCGGCCGTCCTGAGATTAGAGATGGATCTTGGCCGCCAGACGAGTTGTACGACGCAGAGCGCATCGACATGCCGACGTTTGGTTCTCTATGGACATCGCGGAAG GGACATTTTGGGCATAATCAGCTAAGGAATTGCTACCCAGCATTCACAGAGCAGTTTGACCTACTACTAGAGAGCGATGTCACCTGGGAGCCATACAGTGAGGACCACCGCGACGAGGCATACCCAGGCGGTATATCGAACATGTGTACCAGAGATTGGGCCTACTGGATGACGAAGGCGAAGATCATCTTCGATATCTTCGTGGAGGAGATGTCGCAGCAGAGGGTCATGAGACAGTTTGGACAGCGTCAGCTGATCGAGCCACCACCTCCCACAGTTCCTCtaccaccacgcgtccacgc GTACAACAGAAAAGGAGCGAATAAGACTGCTGCTGGATGGTTGCAACTCCTCGCTCCATACATCACCGGTTGGGCCAATGCGCCGGCAGTTTCATGGGCCACCATGGGGCCATTTGATCTTCAGGAATTTGAGCACTACTTGCGGGCATACATGCCTAGGACACGACTTCGGCTGAGCCAGGTGTGTGACCCAGTTCAGAGGGATCCCTCGACAATGTGGGACACCTACCCTCGTCACTCCACTTCAGGCACTCGGCATCACGCA GCCGTGTTGACGGCGGAGCTGCAAGATGACGCCGCCCAGTATGCACGCTCGCTCTCCTCCGGCCCACTTCTTGGACGGTATGAGCACCACGCCTCCTTTGCACAGCGTCTTCAGGACAAACTACGTCGTATCTACGCGACTATCACATGCACGCGATCTTCGGATGTTGCCGAGTACCGAGCAGCACAGCGGCCACCTCGTCCCTCTTTGCAGGTGCATCAGCCGCGGCACGCCCCGCGCCCACGTATGGAGGTACCGCCGAGCCCGAGGCCACCATCTCCTAACCAGGCAGGAGGTTCTGGGTGGCAAAACCAGCAGCAGCAGGAGCCTACTTACGAGTATTGGCAGCGTGCCGGTTTCGGCATGGAGCAGCAATTTCCCATGCCTAACTTCGGGTGGCGTCCCCGTATGGATGAGCCAGAGG GTGAGGGACATATGTCGACGGGGTCCGGATCACGATCCTTCTGGTCCAAAGTGCTCACGATCGGGACGAAACACAGCAGAGCTATCAAGACTGGATTTCAAGTCAACAGCAAACTCCACCTCCGGATCCCACGCGATACGGTCAAGACGAGCAGGGGTACATGCTTCCTCCCCGACATCGCCAGCCACCTGTTCGTAT caTTCTTCGCCTTCGTGCtaggctcgaagtcgtcgtccgagtcgatgaCCGGTGGTGCAGCACTCTTCCCCTTCGAGGACttggcactcttgcccttcgacgatgcagctttCTTCGCCTTGCTGCTAGGCTCAAAGATATCATCGTCGTCCTCACTCTCAACCGTCCACAGCCCATGGAAAGTTGAAATCTCTTTCCCTATCTCGTTCATTCTTCCAAGTTAG